In Sphingobacterium thalpophilum, a genomic segment contains:
- a CDS encoding histone H1, with the protein MKELIEKISTSFETLKADAELQAEKGNKAAGTRARKTSLELEKLLKEFRKASLEASKV; encoded by the coding sequence ATGAAAGAACTAATCGAAAAAATCAGCACAAGTTTTGAAACGTTAAAAGCTGATGCAGAATTACAGGCAGAAAAAGGAAATAAAGCAGCAGGTACAAGAGCTCGTAAAACTTCTTTAGAACTTGAAAAATTGCTAAAAGAATTTAGAAAAGCATCTTTGGAAGCTTCTAAAGTATAA
- a CDS encoding DUF1896 domain-containing protein has translation MSTQQKDLSYYRLRLQEHLNSSFPEKAHDHKFIDQRSSWAANAYEGAFRSGNTIEHCNEIANYILFEGLHFSKFDTVFQVVCNEFDTIMADEELRPFALKMFPVCEAVFSKYQLTDDFAYGYEFDVLYTELTGTIAIWIQENGLQ, from the coding sequence ATGAGTACACAGCAAAAAGACTTGTCGTATTACCGTTTACGACTGCAAGAACACCTTAATAGTAGCTTTCCCGAAAAAGCACACGACCACAAATTTATCGACCAGCGTTCTTCGTGGGCTGCCAACGCCTACGAGGGTGCTTTCCGTTCGGGAAATACCATTGAGCACTGCAACGAGATAGCCAATTATATACTTTTCGAGGGCTTGCACTTCTCCAAATTTGATACGGTTTTTCAGGTCGTGTGCAATGAGTTCGACACCATTATGGCAGACGAGGAACTGCGACCATTTGCACTGAAAATGTTCCCTGTTTGTGAAGCTGTTTTTTCAAAGTATCAACTAACCGATGATTTCGCCTACGGGTATGAGTTTGATGTCCTCTACACCGAACTGACGGGAACAATCGCAATATGGATACAGGAAAATGGGCTTCAGTAA
- a CDS encoding N-6 DNA methylase, producing the protein MGFSKKQHIQQNIDALRIAFKLEKEKRQATAEERLLMMQYSGFGGLKFVLNPIANEIDINHWRKTEHDLFPITQELHQLLKENSTDEKQYRRYVDSMKSSVLTAFYTPPEVINAISSTLRDSGLNIDKFLDPSAGIGSFVQSFAESQTKVTAYEKDLLTGKILKHLYPESNIRVSGFEEISEKEHNAYDVIASNIPFGDTSVFDLSFSRSKDSAKIQAARSIHNYFFLKGNDMLREGGLQAFITSQGILNSPKNEPIRRALMENNNLVSVVRLPNNLFTEYAGTEVGSDLIILQKNTAKQSLTETEELFCQSKQTKYNTPSNAYFQNGTRVIHTDRKIDTDPYGQPAIIYTHKDGVAGIAKDLKQMLSEDFGKHLSLDLYKGERNDEPIVQIPVQSTPPVIEREIIQPEQPRFTPPNIVQESPQELTQLSIFDLFENMSEPVMAVAPPKRTTQAKRQTVNKRRGAIGRQTDLFGGAMQQPYTPPAPNGTVNRTSQANGNKREVIGDLFSQQNGNGQADKPAIPVAVPDTIPEPALYSQELQPYHRNDCLVVDNGWVGHLQEVDKENGTAMFHPLQLPSAQRARAEAYIAVRDTYNDLYQKEAEKQTEHKEEREKLNSLYDAFVKEYSNLNSADNIKLIKTDSAGKEIPYLERVKGGIVQKADIFSHPVSFSTTTLATDNPQEALAASLNKFGTVDLDYMSEISNMTSDALKEHLHGRIFYNPLEKEYEIAERWIAGNVVEKAKEIRTYVEQNPEDKEARQSLTVLEEARPRRIEFEELDFNLGERWIPTGVYAKFASHLFDADVKIHYSDSSDDFSVICNQGNQNIWVKYAVKAESRTFDGVALLKHALVNTTPDITKKIKVGDQEVKVKDMEAIQMANSKIDEIRTAFTDWLHAQSDEFKTRLTDQYNDTFNCFVRPNYDGSHQDFAGLDRKALGIEDLYNSQKDTVWMIKLNNGAICDHEVGAGKTLVMCTAAQEMKRLGLAHKPMIIGLKSNVHEIAEAYRTAYPHAKILFPGKEDFTPQKRLRIFGDIKNNDWDCVILTHDQFGMIPQSPEIQKEILEIELDNVERNLYAMEADGAEVTRGMLAGAIKRKDNLEVKLKTLQHDIENRKDDIVDFKMMGIDHLFIDESHQFKNLMFNTRHSRVAGLGNVDGSQKAMNLLFAIRTIQERTDADMGATFLSGTTISNSLTELYLLFKYLRPRALEKQGINCFDAWAAIYARKTTDYEFSVANNIVAKERFRYFIKVPELAQFYSEITDYRTAKDIGIDRPEKKEILYNIPPTPDQAEFIQNLMEFAKSGDATLLGRHPLSKSEEKAKMLIATDYARKMSLDMRMVSGIYEDHPDNKASHCANNIAKYYNKYNAQKGTQFVFSDLGTYKPNEWNVYSEIKRKLVEDHDIPANEVRFIQEAKTDKQRKELIKGMNEGKIRVLFGSTSMLGTGVNAQKRAVAVHHLDTPWRPSDLAQRDGRAIRKGNEIAKHFADNKLDVIIYAVEKSLDSYKFNLLFNKQLFIDQLKSNNLGKRTIDEGSMDEKSGMNFSEYVAILSGNTDLLDKARVEKQIAGLESEKQAFTRSKYSAKSKLENYTEEFNAAQSRLNRMTTDWDNLQQRIQKRQDGKILNPVQLDGLSPNANVKQIGTKLNEISDKARTGGDYQEIGSLYGFQLLVKTEISQKDGVDIRVNRFFIQGEGNIKYNHNFGVIAKDPETASLNFLRALEKLPSYMAKERESIANYQKDIPILQEVVNGTWSKENRLSELKTELAAIERKIQLSITPEPKEDAVEQTEKQKETQKVSESIVRTKGIHLPRGVL; encoded by the coding sequence ATGGGCTTCAGTAAAAAGCAACATATCCAACAGAATATTGATGCCCTGCGAATTGCTTTTAAACTGGAAAAGGAGAAACGGCAAGCGACCGCAGAGGAAAGACTGCTAATGATGCAATACAGCGGATTTGGCGGTCTTAAATTCGTTCTGAACCCCATAGCGAACGAAATAGACATCAACCATTGGCGGAAAACCGAACACGATTTATTCCCGATTACGCAGGAACTCCACCAACTACTCAAAGAAAATTCTACGGACGAAAAGCAATACCGCCGGTATGTGGACAGTATGAAAAGTTCGGTACTGACCGCTTTTTATACACCGCCGGAGGTTATCAACGCTATATCCTCAACATTGAGGGATAGCGGTCTGAACATTGACAAATTCCTCGACCCCTCCGCAGGTATCGGGTCTTTTGTTCAGTCCTTTGCAGAGAGCCAAACCAAAGTTACAGCCTATGAAAAGGATTTATTGACGGGCAAAATATTAAAACACCTTTATCCTGAAAGCAATATACGTGTGAGTGGCTTTGAGGAAATCTCCGAAAAGGAACACAACGCCTATGATGTAATTGCAAGCAATATCCCTTTCGGCGATACTTCCGTGTTTGACCTTTCGTTTTCCCGAAGTAAGGATAGTGCAAAAATACAAGCTGCCCGAAGCATCCATAATTATTTCTTTTTGAAAGGAAATGATATGCTCCGGGAGGGCGGTTTGCAGGCATTCATTACCTCGCAGGGGATTTTAAACAGTCCGAAGAATGAGCCGATACGCAGGGCGTTAATGGAAAACAATAATTTGGTTTCGGTTGTGCGGCTGCCAAACAATCTGTTTACAGAATATGCAGGTACAGAGGTTGGAAGCGATTTGATAATCCTGCAAAAGAATACGGCAAAACAAAGCCTGACCGAAACGGAAGAACTGTTTTGCCAAAGCAAGCAAACCAAATACAATACGCCAAGCAATGCTTACTTTCAAAATGGTACAAGGGTCATACATACCGACCGTAAAATAGATACCGACCCTTATGGACAACCCGCAATCATCTATACCCATAAAGACGGTGTTGCCGGAATTGCCAAAGATTTGAAACAGATGCTTTCCGAAGATTTTGGAAAGCACCTGAGTTTGGATTTGTATAAAGGCGAACGGAACGATGAGCCAATCGTACAAATTCCGGTACAGTCAACGCCTCCAGTCATTGAGCGTGAAATTATTCAGCCGGAACAACCTCGTTTTACCCCACCGAACATAGTACAGGAAAGTCCGCAAGAACTAACACAACTAAGCATTTTCGACCTGTTTGAAAATATGAGCGAACCTGTAATGGCAGTTGCTCCACCCAAAAGAACCACGCAAGCCAAAAGACAAACCGTTAACAAAAGACGAGGTGCGATAGGTCGCCAAACTGACTTGTTCGGTGGGGCGATGCAACAACCTTACACGCCTCCTGCTCCCAATGGCACGGTCAATAGAACAAGTCAAGCCAACGGCAATAAACGGGAAGTAATCGGAGATTTGTTTTCGCAACAAAACGGGAATGGCCAAGCTGACAAACCAGCTATTCCCGTGGCTGTTCCTGATACCATTCCCGAACCTGCCTTATACAGTCAGGAATTGCAACCGTACCACCGTAACGACTGCCTTGTCGTGGATAACGGCTGGGTCGGTCATTTGCAGGAGGTCGATAAGGAAAACGGAACGGCAATGTTCCACCCGTTGCAACTGCCGTCAGCCCAAAGAGCAAGAGCCGAAGCCTATATCGCTGTACGTGATACCTATAATGACCTGTATCAAAAAGAAGCCGAAAAGCAAACAGAACATAAAGAGGAAAGAGAAAAACTGAACAGCCTGTATGATGCCTTTGTCAAAGAGTACAGCAACCTGAACAGTGCCGATAATATCAAGCTGATTAAAACGGATAGTGCCGGAAAAGAAATCCCGTATTTGGAGCGTGTAAAAGGCGGTATCGTTCAGAAAGCAGATATATTCAGCCACCCCGTAAGTTTCTCCACTACAACATTAGCAACCGACAATCCGCAGGAAGCATTAGCGGCATCGCTGAACAAATTTGGAACAGTGGATTTGGACTATATGTCCGAAATCAGCAATATGACCTCCGATGCCCTGAAAGAGCATTTGCACGGTCGTATTTTTTACAACCCGTTGGAAAAGGAGTATGAGATTGCCGAACGCTGGATAGCTGGTAACGTGGTGGAGAAAGCCAAAGAAATCAGAACCTACGTTGAGCAAAATCCCGAAGATAAGGAAGCCAGACAAAGCCTTACGGTATTAGAGGAAGCCCGACCAAGACGTATCGAATTTGAGGAGCTGGACTTCAACCTCGGCGAACGCTGGATACCCACAGGCGTTTACGCCAAATTTGCCTCGCACCTGTTTGATGCAGATGTAAAAATCCACTATTCGGACAGCTCCGATGATTTTTCGGTCATCTGTAATCAGGGAAACCAAAATATTTGGGTCAAGTATGCGGTCAAGGCAGAAAGCCGGACTTTTGACGGCGTTGCCCTGCTGAAACACGCCCTTGTTAATACCACGCCGGATATTACCAAGAAAATCAAGGTTGGCGACCAGGAAGTCAAGGTCAAGGATATGGAGGCTATACAAATGGCTAATTCCAAAATTGACGAAATCCGCACCGCTTTTACCGATTGGCTACACGCTCAAAGTGATGAGTTTAAAACCCGACTGACCGACCAATACAACGATACCTTTAACTGCTTTGTCCGTCCGAACTATGACGGCTCTCATCAGGACTTTGCAGGCTTAGACCGCAAAGCGTTGGGTATCGAAGACCTGTACAATAGCCAAAAGGACACCGTTTGGATGATTAAGCTCAACAACGGGGCTATCTGTGACCACGAGGTCGGTGCTGGGAAAACATTGGTTATGTGTACGGCAGCACAGGAAATGAAGCGTTTGGGCTTGGCACACAAACCAATGATAATCGGATTAAAAAGTAATGTACACGAAATCGCAGAAGCCTACCGCACCGCCTATCCGCACGCTAAAATACTGTTTCCAGGAAAGGAAGATTTCACTCCCCAAAAACGCCTGCGGATATTCGGGGATATTAAAAACAACGATTGGGATTGTGTGATTTTGACCCACGACCAATTCGGAATGATACCCCAAAGCCCCGAAATTCAAAAGGAAATCCTCGAAATAGAATTGGATAACGTGGAGCGAAACCTGTACGCAATGGAGGCAGACGGTGCGGAAGTAACAAGAGGTATGCTTGCCGGAGCCATCAAGCGAAAGGATAATCTCGAAGTCAAGCTAAAGACTTTACAGCACGATATTGAGAACCGGAAAGATGATATTGTCGATTTCAAAATGATGGGCATAGACCATTTGTTTATCGACGAGAGCCACCAATTCAAAAATTTGATGTTCAATACCCGTCACAGCCGTGTAGCCGGATTGGGTAATGTGGACGGTAGCCAAAAAGCGATGAACCTGCTTTTTGCTATCCGTACCATTCAGGAGCGAACCGATGCGGATATGGGGGCAACCTTTCTTTCGGGAACGACCATCAGCAATTCATTGACTGAATTGTACCTCCTGTTCAAATACTTGCGACCACGGGCATTGGAGAAACAAGGCATTAACTGTTTTGATGCGTGGGCAGCGATTTACGCACGTAAAACGACCGATTATGAATTTTCGGTAGCGAACAATATCGTGGCAAAAGAACGCTTCCGTTATTTCATCAAGGTACCGGAGCTGGCACAGTTCTACTCGGAAATCACGGATTATAGGACGGCAAAGGATATAGGCATTGACCGCCCCGAAAAAAAAGAAATCCTGTACAATATTCCGCCTACGCCTGACCAAGCGGAGTTTATTCAGAACCTAATGGAGTTTGCCAAATCAGGCGATGCGACTTTGCTCGGCAGACACCCATTGTCAAAATCAGAAGAAAAAGCGAAAATGCTTATCGCTACGGACTACGCCCGTAAGATGTCTTTGGATATGCGAATGGTAAGCGGCATTTATGAAGACCACCCCGACAATAAAGCCTCGCATTGTGCCAATAATATTGCGAAGTATTACAACAAATATAACGCACAGAAAGGTACACAATTCGTGTTCTCTGATTTGGGAACGTACAAGCCGAACGAATGGAATGTGTACTCGGAAATCAAACGCAAGCTCGTGGAAGACCACGACATACCTGCGAATGAAGTCCGGTTTATTCAGGAAGCCAAAACGGACAAACAACGTAAGGAATTGATTAAGGGAATGAACGAGGGCAAAATCCGTGTGCTGTTTGGTTCTACAAGTATGTTGGGTACAGGTGTCAATGCACAGAAAAGAGCCGTTGCCGTTCATCATTTAGATACGCCTTGGCGACCAAGCGACCTTGCCCAGCGTGATGGTCGGGCAATCCGCAAAGGCAATGAAATTGCCAAACATTTTGCCGATAACAAATTAGATGTAATCATTTATGCCGTTGAGAAATCGTTGGATAGTTACAAATTCAATTTGCTGTTTAACAAACAGCTATTTATCGACCAATTAAAATCCAATAATCTCGGCAAGCGAACCATTGATGAGGGCAGTATGGACGAAAAATCGGGTATGAATTTCTCCGAATACGTGGCAATCCTGTCAGGAAATACAGATTTGTTGGATAAGGCAAGAGTTGAAAAACAGATTGCCGGACTGGAAAGCGAAAAGCAGGCGTTTACCCGCTCTAAGTATAGTGCTAAATCCAAATTGGAAAACTATACGGAAGAATTTAACGCAGCTCAATCACGCCTCAACCGAATGACAACCGATTGGGATAACTTACAGCAACGCATACAAAAACGGCAGGACGGAAAAATCTTAAACCCTGTTCAGTTGGACGGCTTGTCGCCCAATGCGAATGTCAAACAGATTGGAACCAAGCTCAACGAGATTTCGGACAAAGCCCGTACAGGTGGGGATTATCAGGAGATTGGCAGTTTGTACGGATTTCAGCTATTGGTTAAAACGGAAATATCGCAAAAAGACGGCGTAGATATTCGGGTAAACCGCTTTTTCATACAGGGAGAGGGAAATATTAAGTACAATCACAATTTCGGAGTGATTGCCAAAGACCCTGAAACCGCCTCCCTAAACTTTTTGAGGGCATTGGAGAAACTGCCGTCCTATATGGCAAAGGAGCGGGAAAGCATTGCTAATTATCAAAAGGATATACCGATACTTCAGGAGGTTGTTAATGGTACGTGGTCTAAAGAAAACCGATTGAGCGAACTGAAAACGGAGCTGGCAGCTATTGAGCGAAAAATACAGTTATCCATCACTCCTGAACCTAAAGAAGATGCTGTGGAGCAGACCGAAAAACAGAAAGAAACGCAAAAGGTTTCAGAGAGCATTGTACGGACAAAGGGTATTCATCTGCCTCGTGGGGTATTGTAA
- a CDS encoding RteC domain-containing protein produces MDVTYNKILHKLEHDIQDIEIESEHSIQRIEIIIELIVKSLSEVKEYVLKNGFKNTDAEIHFFKHQKPAIVAKLIYYNAIYKIETKKPNETKAIRKHFNEELRKLKKYFDNNIEFYKYYRTNNTFIDEKLFLRGKHDIKLSLDTVYFETDHRFSTSHDYKAAKIIANDLIQVYIEDQLNNNNQRKSRYHASLNWAESKTALTELIYALHSQGAFGNADIIAIAKTFENTFNISLGDFYHTFMELKSRKINRTKFLDSLRDALIRKMDEEDEK; encoded by the coding sequence ATGGATGTAACCTATAATAAAATACTACATAAACTTGAACACGACATTCAGGATATAGAAATCGAATCGGAACACTCTATACAACGTATTGAAATCATTATAGAACTTATCGTTAAATCTTTATCTGAAGTAAAAGAGTACGTACTGAAGAACGGGTTTAAGAATACTGATGCCGAAATTCATTTCTTCAAACATCAGAAGCCAGCCATTGTCGCAAAACTCATTTACTACAATGCCATTTATAAAATCGAAACAAAAAAGCCTAATGAAACAAAGGCAATCAGGAAACATTTCAACGAAGAGTTGAGAAAGCTCAAAAAGTATTTTGACAATAATATTGAATTTTATAAATACTACCGCACCAATAATACATTTATTGATGAGAAGCTGTTTTTGCGTGGCAAACACGACATAAAATTGAGCCTGGATACGGTGTATTTTGAAACCGACCATAGGTTTTCCACTTCCCACGATTATAAGGCAGCAAAGATTATCGCCAATGACCTGATACAAGTCTATATTGAAGACCAACTGAATAACAACAACCAGCGGAAATCACGCTACCACGCTTCGTTAAACTGGGCAGAGAGCAAAACAGCATTAACCGAATTGATTTACGCACTGCATTCGCAGGGTGCTTTTGGCAATGCCGATATAATAGCCATCGCCAAAACATTTGAAAATACCTTCAATATCAGTTTGGGCGATTTCTATCATACGTTTATGGAACTTAAATCCCGGAAAATAAACCGTACCAAATTTCTGGACAGTTTGCGTGATGCCTTGATTAGGAAAATGGACGAAGAGGACGAAAAATAG
- a CDS encoding thioredoxin family protein, which produces MSLVNRFGLVIIMVFFLGSIATAQMKTFAIEDVDSLMLKKEKPILILLSTDWCKYCQMQKNQLEKNKDFLMQSDKFYYVIFNAEGKDDIVFQQKTFQYKPTGLSSGIHELAVALNGSEKVAFPTWVLLDTKYQVLFRYNGVLKPLEIKELLKAIEASR; this is translated from the coding sequence ATGAGCTTAGTAAATAGATTTGGATTAGTTATTATTATGGTTTTCTTTTTGGGCAGTATCGCTACTGCCCAAATGAAAACTTTTGCCATTGAGGATGTAGATAGCCTGATGTTAAAAAAAGAAAAGCCAATACTGATATTGCTTTCAACAGACTGGTGCAAGTACTGCCAGATGCAAAAAAATCAATTAGAAAAGAATAAGGATTTCTTAATGCAGTCCGACAAGTTCTACTATGTAATATTCAATGCCGAAGGCAAAGATGATATTGTGTTTCAACAGAAAACCTTTCAATACAAACCTACAGGGTTGTCATCGGGTATTCACGAGCTTGCTGTAGCTTTAAATGGTTCAGAAAAAGTTGCTTTCCCTACCTGGGTTTTATTAGATACTAAATATCAGGTTTTGTTCAGATACAACGGGGTGTTAAAGCCATTAGAAATAAAGGAATTACTAAAAGCTATTGAAGCATCCAGGTAA
- a CDS encoding TonB-dependent receptor domain-containing protein, whose translation MTKFKTLFTAVIMLTGFITYAQTGKLSGKISDVQGTSLDAASISIPKLKIGTSSDDQGNYLLENIPYGTWEVVVNHMSFSIHKESITINSESLSKDFTLEESSEELEGVVITGTRKEVSKLESPVPVEVYTSKFFKANPTPSLFDALQNINGVRPQLNCNVCNTGDIHINGLEGPYTMILIDGMPIVSGLSTVYGLSGIPQALIDRVEIVKGPASTLYGSEAVGGLINIITKRPGNAPIISADVFGTTWAEVNADLAAKFSVGKKAQSLLGVNYFNYSNPIDNNNDNFTDVTLQNRISIFNKWSFDRKDNRVFTLAGRYVYEDRWGGEMNWEKKYRGGDEVYGESIYTSRWELMGNYQLPVSEKIFFQFSANGHDQNSVYGNTPYMADQKIAFGQLTWFKTLGKHDLLTGLAYRYTYYDDNTPATADANDLDKNKPTHTNLPGLFIQDEITFNDNNKVLLGMRYDYNSLHGSILTPRVNYKWSSDNKNNVLRLSFGNGYRVANVFTEDHAALTGAREVVFINDLKPETSWNGNLNFVKKIYAGSTFIGLDATAFYTYFNNKIIADYDTDPNKIIYDNLDGHAVSQGISLNIDVAFPNGLKILAGATAMDVYSKEEGEKVRQLFTEKFTGTWNIGYTFKGIGLTVDYTGNLYGPMRLPLLSDTDPRSEYSPWWSIQNIQLTKKVGKNIEIYGGVKNLLNWTPNKGNPFIIARANDPFDNNVQFDGNGQAMVTPDNPYGLTFDPSYVYGPNQGIRGFLGFRYNLY comes from the coding sequence ATGACAAAATTCAAAACACTATTTACAGCAGTTATTATGCTTACCGGTTTTATAACCTACGCCCAGACAGGTAAGCTATCGGGGAAAATTTCGGATGTACAAGGAACATCTCTTGATGCAGCATCCATTTCTATCCCCAAACTAAAAATCGGTACATCTTCGGACGACCAGGGCAATTACCTATTGGAAAACATTCCTTACGGAACCTGGGAGGTGGTCGTAAATCATATGAGCTTTAGCATTCACAAGGAATCCATAACTATAAACAGCGAATCGCTTTCCAAAGATTTTACGTTGGAAGAATCTTCGGAAGAATTGGAAGGCGTTGTTATTACCGGAACGAGGAAAGAAGTATCTAAACTGGAAAGCCCTGTACCCGTCGAAGTTTATACTTCTAAATTTTTCAAAGCTAATCCTACACCATCCCTTTTTGATGCCTTACAAAATATTAATGGGGTACGTCCTCAATTAAACTGTAATGTATGTAATACCGGCGATATACATATAAATGGATTAGAAGGTCCTTATACAATGATATTGATAGACGGTATGCCGATTGTCAGCGGGCTTTCTACCGTATATGGATTGAGCGGTATCCCACAGGCTCTTATTGACCGTGTAGAAATCGTGAAAGGACCGGCATCAACGCTGTATGGTAGTGAAGCCGTGGGCGGTTTGATTAATATTATTACCAAAAGACCCGGCAATGCACCTATTATTTCTGCGGATGTATTTGGAACAACCTGGGCAGAGGTTAATGCCGATTTAGCCGCTAAGTTCAGCGTTGGTAAAAAAGCTCAGTCACTATTGGGTGTAAATTACTTCAATTACAGCAACCCTATTGACAATAACAACGACAATTTTACCGATGTGACTTTGCAAAACCGAATTTCAATTTTCAATAAATGGAGCTTTGACAGAAAAGACAACAGGGTATTTACGCTGGCAGGAAGATATGTATATGAGGACCGCTGGGGTGGAGAAATGAATTGGGAAAAGAAATACAGAGGAGGCGATGAAGTGTATGGCGAAAGCATCTATACCAGCCGTTGGGAATTGATGGGTAACTATCAGCTTCCGGTAAGTGAAAAGATATTTTTCCAGTTCAGTGCCAACGGACACGACCAAAATTCCGTTTATGGCAATACCCCATATATGGCTGACCAGAAAATAGCTTTTGGTCAATTGACCTGGTTTAAAACATTAGGGAAACACGATTTATTGACTGGTCTTGCCTATCGTTATACCTATTACGATGATAATACGCCTGCAACAGCAGATGCAAACGACTTGGACAAAAATAAACCAACCCATACCAATCTGCCAGGTCTGTTTATACAAGACGAAATCACGTTTAACGACAATAACAAAGTATTGTTAGGAATGCGTTACGATTATAATTCACTACACGGTAGTATCCTTACTCCACGTGTAAACTATAAGTGGAGTTCTGATAATAAAAACAATGTATTACGTTTAAGTTTTGGTAATGGTTACAGGGTTGCTAACGTATTCACCGAAGACCACGCAGCTTTAACCGGAGCAAGAGAGGTCGTTTTTATTAATGATTTAAAACCGGAAACTTCGTGGAATGGTAATCTGAACTTCGTAAAAAAGATTTATGCAGGAAGTACATTTATCGGATTAGATGCCACCGCATTTTACACCTATTTTAATAATAAAATCATAGCAGACTATGATACTGACCCTAACAAAATTATTTATGACAATTTAGATGGTCACGCTGTGTCACAGGGTATATCATTAAACATAGATGTAGCTTTCCCTAATGGTTTGAAAATTTTAGCCGGAGCAACTGCTATGGATGTGTATAGTAAAGAGGAAGGCGAAAAAGTAAGACAATTATTTACCGAGAAATTTACAGGAACCTGGAATATTGGGTACACATTCAAAGGCATAGGATTGACCGTGGATTATACAGGTAACCTGTATGGACCAATGCGTTTACCTTTATTGAGCGACACCGACCCCCGTAGCGAATATTCCCCTTGGTGGAGCATACAGAATATTCAATTAACAAAGAAAGTTGGTAAGAATATTGAAATCTATGGTGGTGTTAAAAACCTTTTGAACTGGACACCAAACAAAGGCAATCCGTTTATCATAGCAAGAGCCAATGACCCGTTTGACAATAATGTTCAATTTGACGGAAACGGACAGGCAATGGTAACGCCTGACAATCCTTATGGATTGACTTTTGACCCATCGTATGTATATGGACCTAATCAGGGAATAAGAGGCTTCTTAGGTTTCCGTTATAATCTGTATTAA
- a CDS encoding metal-dependent transcriptional regulator, protein MISQTEENYLKAIYTLTSLKGEASVNDISKQLDIKMPTVNSMMKRLAEKKLVVYESYKPLKLTAAGKKQAALIIRKHRLTEMYLVEKMGFGWENVHNIAEQIEHIQAPEFFEKMDELLGYPKVDPHGSPIPDTDGNIASDHYVKLSDCKPGDVVTFMAVQPSSEELLKFLNSRALSLGLDIKIEQIETFDNSMRVSYTGKQNEMLSNQVCDKLLVSKKTKK, encoded by the coding sequence ATGATATCACAAACGGAAGAGAATTACCTGAAGGCTATATATACACTTACCAGTTTAAAAGGTGAGGCAAGTGTTAATGACATCAGTAAACAGTTGGACATCAAAATGCCTACTGTTAACAGTATGATGAAACGGCTTGCTGAAAAAAAGTTGGTGGTTTACGAAAGCTACAAACCGCTTAAACTCACTGCTGCTGGCAAGAAACAGGCGGCACTTATTATCCGTAAGCACAGACTGACTGAAATGTACTTGGTAGAGAAGATGGGATTTGGCTGGGAAAATGTACATAATATAGCCGAGCAGATAGAACACATACAGGCTCCGGAATTTTTTGAGAAGATGGATGAGTTATTGGGCTATCCTAAAGTGGACCCGCACGGTTCCCCGATACCGGATACAGACGGCAATATCGCATCTGACCATTATGTGAAATTAAGTGATTGTAAGCCGGGAGATGTGGTTACTTTTATGGCGGTACAGCCATCCTCTGAAGAACTATTAAAATTCCTGAACAGCCGTGCGTTATCGTTGGGACTGGATATTAAGATTGAACAAATAGAAACTTTTGACAACAGTATGCGTGTCAGTTATACAGGCAAGCAAAATGAAATGTTGAGCAATCAGGTCTGCGACAAGCTGCTCGTGAGTAAAAAGACAAAAAAATAG